TGGAACCGCCCTGGCGCAGAGTTGCGGGCAACACGATATCCTGACCGGGTAAGCCCCGGATAAGCTTGACCGCGAGGGAAGCTGCCGCATAGCCCTTGTCATACCCACTCTGATATATAGTAGTGAGGGGTGGTTCCAATAGACGGGAAAACCGAATTCCATCAAAACCTACCACGGTGATATCCTCCGGTATCCTTAGACCTTTCTTTTTTATCGCCCCATAGGCTCCCAGGGCAAGGACATCCGCAAAACATACTAGGGCGGTGGGGCCTGGCTGTTCTTCAAGGATTTTTTCTGTCACCCCCGAAGCCGAATCCATGTCGGCGTCCACCAAACACAAGCTAATACCTGGATCCTCGGGCTCCAGTCCCCATTCTCTAAGAGCCCGGTATGCCCCCTGAAGCCGGAGATCCAGAATCCGGGACCGACGAGCCGTAGGTGCATCCACTATGGCCTCGTGAAGGTTTTTAATGCTGAGGATGGTGATTCGCCGATGTCCAAGTTCAAGTATATGACGAAGTAACTGGTAGCCCGCTTCCTCATCATGTATCCCTACCTGGACTGAACCGGAAAGGCCTGCGCCGTCAATGATCACAAAAGGGAGATTTCGCTTACGAATAATAGATAGCACTTCGTGATCGGGCCCAATTCCAATGGTCATAATGGCATCGACTAAGGCAGTTCGGACTGTATGGGTTAATAGGCCCTTAACAGGGGGCAGAATCGTGAGGGAGAGATCTTCTCCATGACAGACAGCGCCAATGCCTTCGAGGAGTTCTACAATGTATGGGTTTTTAAAGGCTTCCTGAATAGGGTCGGGTAATAAAAGCCCAATGGAACCGACCTGTTTGGTGGCAAGGGTTCGGGCGAGCGGATCAGGGACGTACTCGAGTTCTTCCGCCACCTGGAGCACCCTCTGGCGGGTTGCGTCGGTAATCTTCCAGGGACTATTGAAGGCAAAGGAAACGGTCGCCTTGGATACCCCCGCCCGTTCAGCGATATCTTTGATGGTAACCCGTTGTTTGTGTTTTTTTTCGGTCATAGAACTATCTTAGCAATTCAAAGACTTAGTCGAAAGTATCCATAATAGTTCACAGGCCCTGAGATCAAGAGCTTCCTGGGCCATAACAAGATTCCCTGTTAAAAGATCAACCCCGTTACACCCTGCCAGGATCTGCTGTATCTTATCTGCCGGAATTTGTACGAGGAATTCTGAAAAATTCCCCATAACCGTAAGAAGGTTCCCCCGGTCCTGTTTGTGAAAAATCAATACCGAGGGATGCCCCGAATCGGCCACCGTTAAAGATGGGACTGAAAAAATCCTATGTTCTTTGCGAATCCGAGCCATATTCTGCAAGGCGGTAAACACCCTTCCTTCCACAGTGGCCAGGTTATGACGCCTTTCATAGGCCTGTTGAGACCAGAGGGGACGATGTACCCACCGGCTGTCCCGGCTTTCCCGGGGGTTCTCTACATATTCATAGCGATTCAAGGTTGCCCATTCATCGCCCAGATATATGAGGGGGATACCTCCGGCAGAAAAAACTATGCCATAGAGCAGTAAGAGACGGCGGATGGCCCGATCAAGGTCTGCACCGCTCCCTTCCTCAAGGGCCTGTTCAATGCCGGCGAGGGATGCGGCGGTCCCGCAGATACGGCGGTCCCCCGTTATGGGATTATACTGAAAGCTTACCCCCCTACTGAAACTGCCGGGAAATTCGCCCATGTAAAAGGCATTCAAAAAATTCCGGTGATCCCTTCCTTTAATGCCGAGTTCTGCCGCATCTTCATCTGCGAAGGTCCAGCCGATGTCATCATGGCAGCGCACGTAGTTCACCCAACTGCAGCCCACCGGCAAGTGATGTCGTTTCCTCAAGGAGTGGGCCAAAAGGCGCACTTCCTTAGTCGCCGCGGCTTCCCAAAGTTCCGCCATTAATAAGGGATTGTAGGAAAGCTGGCATTCCCGCAGGTCTATGTATTGTTCGATATCATCGGGATGCACAATAGCCTCCGATTTAAAAAGAAGGGAAGGGCAGACCAGCCGGGCCGCACACTGAAAGGCCCGGATAAGGATGTGGGCTTCTTCCAGGTTTTCACAGGAAGTCCCGGCCTTTTTCCAGATAAAAGCTACCGCATCCAGTCGAAGAATAGCGATTCCTGCGTTGGCAAGGAAAAGCATTTCCTGTACCATGGCATTAAAAACCGCAGGATTGGTGTAATTCAGGTCCCACTGGTAGGAATGAAAGGTGGTCCATACCCATTTTTTCATTGCTTCGCAATAGGTAAAGGATCCTCGGCGTACCTCGGGGAAAATATCTCGAAGGTAAGGCTGGTACCGCTGGGTTTCTCCGTAATCAGAAAAAGTCCAGTAGTAGTCTTGATACTCCCGGTCGCCCTTCTTTGCCCGCTGGGCCCATTCATGTTCGTCCGAAGTATGGTTGAACACAAAATCTGCCACCAGGGCTATCCCTTCATCTGAAAGCTTTTGAGCAAGATTCTTAAGGTCCTCCAGGGTCCCCAATTTGGGATCCACTTCTCTATAGCTTGAAACCGCATACCCCCCGTCATTTTCTTCTGCGGGGCATTTAAAGAAGGGCATGAGGTGCAAATAGGTAATGCCAAGCTCTTTTAAATAGGGAATCCGGGACTCCATGCCTTGCAGGGTTCCCGCAAAACGATCCACGTAGGCCACGGCCCCTACCATCTGGTTTGATAAAAACCATCCCGATTCGGGTGGGTACTTCCTATCTCGTTCCTTAAGGTACTCGGGACGTTCCAGATATGCCTGAAAAAGGTTGGCAATGATAGTTTCGAGTTGAAAGGCAAAGTCTGGTCGATGTCCATAGAGGCGCCACAGGAGCTCTGCAAAACGCTGGAATTCCTGTTCGAGACGGTCGGCAAATTCGTTCCATCCGGGGGACTGTGAAAGCCCCCGTCGATCTAAATGATCAAGACACTGGGTATACAAATGATGCCACATAAGTTCCATCTTATTTTATCGACCCTGCAATCATGCCTTTTACAATGTATTTTTGCGCAAAAAGGAAAAATACAATAACCGGAACCATGGCCAGCAGAATAGCGGTCAGAATAAGATCCCACTGTTTTACGAAGGCCCCCGCAAAATTAGAAACCGCAATGGGAATGGTCATGATTCTATTCCCCTTGCCAAGTACCAGAAGGGGTAAGAGGTAATCGTTCCAGATCCAGATGCCGTTGAGCACCATGACGGTTGCCTGGATGGGGGTAAGGATAGGGAAAATAATCTCGTAGAAAATCTGGGCCCTGTGGCAGCCATCAATGGTCGCCGCTTCTTCGAGTTCGAGGGGTATGGTTTTTATGAAACCGTGGAACATGAATATCGAAAGGGAACACCCAAAGCCCAGATAACTTAAGACGATTCCCTGGTAGGTCCGGAGGAGGGGGATGCCAGTGATCTGGGTCACGCTTCTGAACCAGGAAAGCAGGGGAAACATAACAATCTGAAAGGGGATCACCATGGATGCCACAAACAGAAAGAAAATCGTATTGGATGTTTTGTTTTTCGTGCGAACCAGGGCCCATCCTGCCTGGGCAGATAAAATATTCAAGAGGATGAGCGAAAGGGCGGTAATGATGGCGCTTGATAACAGAGAAGAAGGGTACCGAACCGATTCGCTGGTCCAGATTTTGATGACATTATCGATCAGGTTTCCCCAACGTTGGGGCCAGTCGAGGGGTACGTTGGTTACTTCAAAGGCGGTTTTAGCGGAGTTGATAAGCACCAGGTAAAAGGGAAACACAAAGAGCACAAACAGAAAAGCCGTGATGAGTTCGGCAATGAGGAGGGGAAATTTCTTGCCTTTCATAGTTCAATTTCCTTTCTTTTGTTTACATATACCTGGATAATCGAAATGATAG
The DNA window shown above is from Treponema sp. J25 and carries:
- a CDS encoding LacI family DNA-binding transcriptional regulator, producing the protein MTEKKHKQRVTIKDIAERAGVSKATVSFAFNSPWKITDATRQRVLQVAEELEYVPDPLARTLATKQVGSIGLLLPDPIQEAFKNPYIVELLEGIGAVCHGEDLSLTILPPVKGLLTHTVRTALVDAIMTIGIGPDHEVLSIIRKRNLPFVIIDGAGLSGSVQVGIHDEEAGYQLLRHILELGHRRITILSIKNLHEAIVDAPTARRSRILDLRLQGAYRALREWGLEPEDPGISLCLVDADMDSASGVTEKILEEQPGPTALVCFADVLALGAYGAIKKKGLRIPEDITVVGFDGIRFSRLLEPPLTTIYQSGYDKGYAAASLAVKLIRGLPGQDIVLPATLRQGGSSAPPPPGNRSPAGMDKQRRYV
- a CDS encoding alpha-amylase family protein, coding for MWHHLYTQCLDHLDRRGLSQSPGWNEFADRLEQEFQRFAELLWRLYGHRPDFAFQLETIIANLFQAYLERPEYLKERDRKYPPESGWFLSNQMVGAVAYVDRFAGTLQGMESRIPYLKELGITYLHLMPFFKCPAEENDGGYAVSSYREVDPKLGTLEDLKNLAQKLSDEGIALVADFVFNHTSDEHEWAQRAKKGDREYQDYYWTFSDYGETQRYQPYLRDIFPEVRRGSFTYCEAMKKWVWTTFHSYQWDLNYTNPAVFNAMVQEMLFLANAGIAILRLDAVAFIWKKAGTSCENLEEAHILIRAFQCAARLVCPSLLFKSEAIVHPDDIEQYIDLRECQLSYNPLLMAELWEAAATKEVRLLAHSLRKRHHLPVGCSWVNYVRCHDDIGWTFADEDAAELGIKGRDHRNFLNAFYMGEFPGSFSRGVSFQYNPITGDRRICGTAASLAGIEQALEEGSGADLDRAIRRLLLLYGIVFSAGGIPLIYLGDEWATLNRYEYVENPRESRDSRWVHRPLWSQQAYERRHNLATVEGRVFTALQNMARIRKEHRIFSVPSLTVADSGHPSVLIFHKQDRGNLLTVMGNFSEFLVQIPADKIQQILAGCNGVDLLTGNLVMAQEALDLRACELLWILSTKSLNC
- a CDS encoding carbohydrate ABC transporter permease gives rise to the protein MKGKKFPLLIAELITAFLFVLFVFPFYLVLINSAKTAFEVTNVPLDWPQRWGNLIDNVIKIWTSESVRYPSSLLSSAIITALSLILLNILSAQAGWALVRTKNKTSNTIFFLFVASMVIPFQIVMFPLLSWFRSVTQITGIPLLRTYQGIVLSYLGFGCSLSIFMFHGFIKTIPLELEEAATIDGCHRAQIFYEIIFPILTPIQATVMVLNGIWIWNDYLLPLLVLGKGNRIMTIPIAVSNFAGAFVKQWDLILTAILLAMVPVIVFFLFAQKYIVKGMIAGSIK